Proteins from a single region of Scatophagus argus isolate fScaArg1 chromosome 23, fScaArg1.pri, whole genome shotgun sequence:
- the phka1a gene encoding phosphorylase b kinase regulatory subunit alpha, skeletal muscle isoform isoform X10 — protein MRSRSNSGVKLDNYARMVHQTILKHQDPVTGLLPGSPDQPHSWVRDNVYSILSVWALSLAYRKNADRDEDKAKAYELEQSVVKLMRGILQCIMRQLDKVEKFKYSRSTSDSLHAKYNTKTCAPVVGDDQWGHLQVDATSLFLLFLAQMTASGLHIVYTQDEVDVVQNLMFYIEAAYKVADYGMWERGDKTNQGITEINASSIGMAKAALEALDELNLFGAKGGPGSVVHALADDIQHCQSILTSMLPRASISKEVDAGVLAIISYPAFAVDDMSIVNMTKEEIISKLQGRYGCCRFLRDGHKTPKEDPNRLYYESAELKLFENIECEWPLFWTYLILDGIFINSPEQVQEYQEALEGILIKQKDGIRLLPELYSVPPDKVEEEYMNPHSVERIPMGKCPLKWGQSLYILGNLLSEGFLAPGEVDPLNRRFSTIPKPDVVVQVSVLAETEEIKELLLKNGIVVETVADIHPIHVQPSRVLSHIYARLGRNPRLGLTGRPYRRIGVLGTSKFYIIRNTMFSFTPQFLDHHQFYLALDNKMIVEMLRTEIAYLSSRWRMTGRPTVTFPISQTMLTEDHTNLDPAVLATLKKLQDGYYGGARIQTGKLSEFLTTSCFAHLSFLDGKGSGSMSRHDEEYDDERDGDGYVHELRCDDEADDLAQYLDHLLAHAAPKKPKQQVGGGLGRFKAVATKTKEMVALKHKAQNLNVQNVNMYLSNKLFRSPQPSLNLNLPDASAPQETQAPGASAITESGIPRDASGAIDYNALAQLLKDMQSLQDQADILYILFKDKGMEWDTRLHGKGTTVRSLLTDLYEKAGELKHWSLIRMTSGMLRKKVEELDSACSDLLAHQKHLTVGLPPEPREKTISAPIPADQLAALIDEASDNNISVAILTQEIMVYLAMSIRAQPSLFSEMFRLRIGLIIQVMATELAQSLNCSGEEATETLMSLSPSELKNLLHHILSGKEFGVQRSVREVDAGISPAISIHHLGNVGATKSERAGISKLKSDMKMAEHRLSLTDPFKSLRSQSLEIENIESGRYRLPSIESLDIPESFPSVKDTRHGQWLRRRRLDGALNRVPVGFYQKVWKILQKCHGLSIEGFVLPSSTTREMTPGEIKFSVHVETVLNRVPQPEYRQLLVEAILVLTMLADVEIPSIGSIIHVGKIVHLANDMFYKDQRDLGAEETILEKDPSTGVCRLLYDSAPSGRFGSMTYLTKAVAVYVQDFLPGGSCAVQ, from the exons ATGAGAAGCAGGAGCAACTCGGGCGTTAAACTGGACAACTATGCCCGGATGGTGCACCAAACTATCCTGAAACACCAA GATCCAGTGACGGGTCTTCTGCCAGGCAGCCCAGATCAGCCGCACTCCTGGGTCAGAGACAATGTGTACAGCATCCTGTCCGTGTGGGCCCTCAGCCTGGCCTACAGGAAGAACGCCGACAGGGACGAAGACAAAGCCAAGGCCTACGAACTGGAGCAG aGTGTGGTGAAGCTAATGAGAGGTATCCTTCAGTGCATAATGAGGCAG CTGGATAAGGTGGAAAAGTTTAAATACAGCAGAAGTACCTCTGACTCGCTGCACGCCAAGTACAACACCAAGACCTGCGCTCCTGTTGTTGGGGACGACCAGTGGGGTCACCTACAGGTGGACGCCACCTCgctcttcctgctcttcctcgCTCAGATGACCGCATCCG GTCTGCATATCGTCTACACCCAAGATGAGGTGGACGTGGTTCAGAATCTCATGTTCTACATCGAGGCGGCTTACAAAGTGGCT GATTACGGGATGtgggagagaggagacaaaaccAACCAGGGCATCACTGAGATTAACGCCAGCTCCATAGGGATGGCCaag GCAGCTCTGGAGGCTTTGGACGAACTCAACCTGTTTGGGGCCAAAGGGGGTCCTGGATCCGTGGTCCACGCCTTGGCTGACGACATACAGCACTGCCAG TCCATCCTGACGTCGATGTTGCCCAGAGCGTCCATCTCCAAAGAGGTGGACGCCGGAGTCCTGGCGATCATCTCCTATCCCGCCTTCGCCGTGGACGACATGAGCATCGTCAACATGACCAAGGAGGAGATCATTTCTAAGCTGCAG GGTCGATATGGTTGCTGCAGGTTCCTCAGAGACGGACACAAAACCCCTAAAGAG GATCCAAACCGTCTGTATTACGAGTCCgcagagctgaagctgtttGAAAACATCGAGTGCGAGTGGCCGCTCTTCTGGACCTACCTCATACTGGATGGCATTTTTATCAACAGCCCCGAGCAG GTTCAGGAGTACCAGGAGGCTCTGGAGGGCATCCTGATCAAGCAGAAAGACGGGATACGACTGCTGCCGGAGCTCTACAGTGTCCCCCCGGATAAG GTAGAGGAGGAGTATATGAACCCACACTCTGTGGAGAGGATCCCGATGGGCAAATGTCCTCTGAAGTGGGGACAGTCTCTCTACATCCTGGGAAACCTTTTGTCCGAG GGATTTCTTGCCCCCGGAGAGGTCGACCCTCTCAACAGACGTTTCTCCACCATCCCAAAGCCCGATGTGGTCGTGCAGG TGTCAGTCCTGGCAGAGACTGAGGAGatcaaagagctgctgctgaagaacGGCATCGTTGTGGAGACTGTCGCCGACATCCACCCCATCCACGTGCAGCCCTCCAGAGTCCTTAGCCACATCTACGCCAGACTAG GTCGTAACCCGAGGTTGGGTCTGACGGGACGACCATACAGGAGAATAGGAGTGCTGGGAACCTCCAAGTTCTACATCATCAGGAACACCATGTTCTCATTCACACCTCAG TTCCTCGACCACCATCAGTTCTATTTGGCGTTGGACAACAAGATGATCGTGGAGATGCTGAGGACTGAAATCGCTTACCTGTCGTCCAGGTGGAGGATGACCGGACGGCCCACCGTCACTTTTCCCATTTCACAGACCATGTTGA ctgaagACCACACAAACCTGGACCCTGCAGTCTTGGCCACACTGAAGAAGCTGCAGGATGGATATTACGGAGGAGCAAG GATCCAGACGGGGAAGCTGTCGGAGTTCttgaccacttcctgtttcgCTCACCTGAGCTTCCTGGACGGTAAGGGTTCTGGCAGCATGAGCCGCCACGACGAAGAGTATGATGATGAGCGTGACGGCGATGGATACGTGCATGAGTTACGTTGTGATGATG AGGCTGATGACCTCGCCCAGTACCTGGACCACCTGCTGGCTCATGCTGCCCCCAAGAAGCCTAAGCAGCAGGTCGGAGGGGGTCTGGGGAGGTTCAAGGCTGTGGCCACCAAAACCAAGGAGATGGTGGCTCTGAAGCACAAGGCTCAGAACCTGAACGTGCAGA ATGTCAACATGTACCTGTCGAACAAGCTGTTTCGCTCCCCTCAGCCTTCGCTCAACCTGAACCTCCCGGACGCCTCTGCGCCACAGGAAACTcaa GCTCCGGGGGCGTCGGCCATCACAGAGAGCGGCATCCCCAGAGATGCCAGCGGCGCCATCGACTACAACGCTTTGGCCCAGCTGCTGAAGGACATGCAGAGTCTCCAGGACCAGGCGGATATACTCTACATCCTCTTCAAAGACAA GGGCATGGAGTGGGACACCCGTCTGCACGGTAAAGGCACCACGGTGAGATCTCTGCTGACTGACCTTTACGAAAAGGCAGGTGAACTGAAACACTGGAGCCTCATCAGGATGACCTCCGGCATGCTGAGgaagaaggtggaggagctCGACTCG GCCTGCTCTGATTTGCTGGCGCACCAGAAGCATCTGACGGTCGGTCTGCCTCCTGAGCCGAGGGAGAAAACCATCTCCGCTCCCATCCCCGCGGACCAGCTGGCTGCCCTCATCGACGAGGCCAGCGACAACAACATCAGCGTGGCCATACTCACTCAG GAGATCATGGTGTACCTGGCTATGAGCATAAGGGCTCAGCCCAGCCTGTTCAGCGAGATGTTCAGGCTCCGTATTGGTCTCATCATCCAGGTCATGGCCACCGAACTGGCCCAGTCGCTCAACTGCTCAG gagaggAGGCCACAGAGACTCTGATGAGTCTCAGTCCATCAGAACTGAAGAATCTCCTCCACCACATCCTCAGCGGGAAAGAGTTTGGAGTGCAGCGCAGCG TTAGAGAGGTAGATGCCGGCATCAGTCCTGCCATCTCCATCCATCATCTGGGCAACGTGGGCGCCACCAAGAGCGAGAGAGCCGGCATCAGCAAACTGAAGAGCGACATGAAGATG GCCGAGCACAGGTTGTCTTTGACGGATCCATTTAAG aGCTTGCGATCTCAGTCTCTGGAAATAGAAAACATTGAATCTGGG AGGTACAGGCTGCCGTCCATAGAGTCTCTGGATATTCCTGAGAGCTTTCCGAGTGTTAAAGATACCAGACACGGCCAATGGCTGCGCAGGAGGCGTCTGGACGGAGCGCTGAACCGAGTCCCTGTTGGCTTCTACCAGAAGGTCTGGAAGATCCTGCAGAAG TGTCACGGTTTGTCCATAGAGGGATTCGTCCTTCCGTCCTCGACCACCAGAGAG ATGACACCAGGAGAGATCAAGTTCTCTGTCCACGTGGAGACGGTTTTGAACCGCGTCCCTCAGCCTGAGTACCGACAGCTGCTGGTGGAGGCCATCCTGGTGCTCACCATGCTGGCCGACGTGGAGATCCCCAGCATCGGCTCCATCATCCACGTGGGGAAGATCGTCCACCTGGCCAACGACATGTTCTACAAGGATCAG AGGGACCTGGGAGCAGAGGAGACCATCCTCGAGAAGGACCCGTCCACCGGAGTGTGCAGGCTGCTGTACGACAGCGCCCCCAGTGGCCGCTTTGGGAGCATGACCTACCTCACCAAGGCCGTGGCGGTGTACGTGCAGGACTTCCTGCCCGGCGGGTCGTGTGCGGTACAGTGA
- the phka1a gene encoding phosphorylase b kinase regulatory subunit alpha, skeletal muscle isoform isoform X1, translating to MRSRSNSGVKLDNYARMVHQTILKHQDPVTGLLPGSPDQPHSWVRDNVYSILSVWALSLAYRKNADRDEDKAKAYELEQSVVKLMRGILQCIMRQLDKVEKFKYSRSTSDSLHAKYNTKTCAPVVGDDQWGHLQVDATSLFLLFLAQMTASGLHIVYTQDEVDVVQNLMFYIEAAYKVADYGMWERGDKTNQGITEINASSIGMAKAALEALDELNLFGAKGGPGSVVHALADDIQHCQSILTSMLPRASISKEVDAGVLAIISYPAFAVDDMSIVNMTKEEIISKLQGRYGCCRFLRDGHKTPKEDPNRLYYESAELKLFENIECEWPLFWTYLILDGIFINSPEQVQEYQEALEGILIKQKDGIRLLPELYSVPPDKVEEEYMNPHSVERIPMGKCPLKWGQSLYILGNLLSEGFLAPGEVDPLNRRFSTIPKPDVVVQVSVLAETEEIKELLLKNGIVVETVADIHPIHVQPSRVLSHIYARLGRNPRLGLTGRPYRRIGVLGTSKFYIIRNTMFSFTPQFLDHHQFYLALDNKMIVEMLRTEIAYLSSRWRMTGRPTVTFPISQTMLTEDHTNLDPAVLATLKKLQDGYYGGARIQTGKLSEFLTTSCFAHLSFLDGKGSGSMSRHDEEYDDERDGDGYVHELRCDDEADDLAQYLDHLLAHAAPKKPKQQVGGGLGRFKAVATKTKEMVALKHKAQNLNVQNVNMYLSNKLFRSPQPSLNLNLPDASAPQETQAPGASAITESGIPRDASGAIDYNALAQLLKDMQSLQDQADILYILFKDKGMEWDTRLHGKGTTVRSLLTDLYEKAGELKHWSLIRMTSGMLRKKVEELDSACSDLLAHQKHLTVGLPPEPREKTISAPIPADQLAALIDEASDNNISVAILTQEIMVYLAMSIRAQPSLFSEMFRLRIGLIIQVMATELAQSLNCSGEEATETLMSLSPSELKNLLHHILSGKEFGVQRSVREVDAGISPAISIHHLGNVGATKSERAGISKLKSDMKMLEHRLSLTDPSKAEHRLSLTDPFKEPRLSLTDPVAEMDRRVSLTDCSKLEQSLTSPRKSLRSQSLEIENIESGRYRLPSIESLDIPESFPSVKDTRHGQWLRRRRLDGALNRVPVGFYQKVWKILQKCHGLSIEGFVLPSSTTREMTPGEIKFSVHVETVLNRVPQPEYRQLLVEAILVLTMLADVEIPSIGSIIHVGKIVHLANDMFYKDQRDLGAEETILEKDPSTGVCRLLYDSAPSGRFGSMTYLTKAVAVYVQDFLPGGSCAVQ from the exons ATGAGAAGCAGGAGCAACTCGGGCGTTAAACTGGACAACTATGCCCGGATGGTGCACCAAACTATCCTGAAACACCAA GATCCAGTGACGGGTCTTCTGCCAGGCAGCCCAGATCAGCCGCACTCCTGGGTCAGAGACAATGTGTACAGCATCCTGTCCGTGTGGGCCCTCAGCCTGGCCTACAGGAAGAACGCCGACAGGGACGAAGACAAAGCCAAGGCCTACGAACTGGAGCAG aGTGTGGTGAAGCTAATGAGAGGTATCCTTCAGTGCATAATGAGGCAG CTGGATAAGGTGGAAAAGTTTAAATACAGCAGAAGTACCTCTGACTCGCTGCACGCCAAGTACAACACCAAGACCTGCGCTCCTGTTGTTGGGGACGACCAGTGGGGTCACCTACAGGTGGACGCCACCTCgctcttcctgctcttcctcgCTCAGATGACCGCATCCG GTCTGCATATCGTCTACACCCAAGATGAGGTGGACGTGGTTCAGAATCTCATGTTCTACATCGAGGCGGCTTACAAAGTGGCT GATTACGGGATGtgggagagaggagacaaaaccAACCAGGGCATCACTGAGATTAACGCCAGCTCCATAGGGATGGCCaag GCAGCTCTGGAGGCTTTGGACGAACTCAACCTGTTTGGGGCCAAAGGGGGTCCTGGATCCGTGGTCCACGCCTTGGCTGACGACATACAGCACTGCCAG TCCATCCTGACGTCGATGTTGCCCAGAGCGTCCATCTCCAAAGAGGTGGACGCCGGAGTCCTGGCGATCATCTCCTATCCCGCCTTCGCCGTGGACGACATGAGCATCGTCAACATGACCAAGGAGGAGATCATTTCTAAGCTGCAG GGTCGATATGGTTGCTGCAGGTTCCTCAGAGACGGACACAAAACCCCTAAAGAG GATCCAAACCGTCTGTATTACGAGTCCgcagagctgaagctgtttGAAAACATCGAGTGCGAGTGGCCGCTCTTCTGGACCTACCTCATACTGGATGGCATTTTTATCAACAGCCCCGAGCAG GTTCAGGAGTACCAGGAGGCTCTGGAGGGCATCCTGATCAAGCAGAAAGACGGGATACGACTGCTGCCGGAGCTCTACAGTGTCCCCCCGGATAAG GTAGAGGAGGAGTATATGAACCCACACTCTGTGGAGAGGATCCCGATGGGCAAATGTCCTCTGAAGTGGGGACAGTCTCTCTACATCCTGGGAAACCTTTTGTCCGAG GGATTTCTTGCCCCCGGAGAGGTCGACCCTCTCAACAGACGTTTCTCCACCATCCCAAAGCCCGATGTGGTCGTGCAGG TGTCAGTCCTGGCAGAGACTGAGGAGatcaaagagctgctgctgaagaacGGCATCGTTGTGGAGACTGTCGCCGACATCCACCCCATCCACGTGCAGCCCTCCAGAGTCCTTAGCCACATCTACGCCAGACTAG GTCGTAACCCGAGGTTGGGTCTGACGGGACGACCATACAGGAGAATAGGAGTGCTGGGAACCTCCAAGTTCTACATCATCAGGAACACCATGTTCTCATTCACACCTCAG TTCCTCGACCACCATCAGTTCTATTTGGCGTTGGACAACAAGATGATCGTGGAGATGCTGAGGACTGAAATCGCTTACCTGTCGTCCAGGTGGAGGATGACCGGACGGCCCACCGTCACTTTTCCCATTTCACAGACCATGTTGA ctgaagACCACACAAACCTGGACCCTGCAGTCTTGGCCACACTGAAGAAGCTGCAGGATGGATATTACGGAGGAGCAAG GATCCAGACGGGGAAGCTGTCGGAGTTCttgaccacttcctgtttcgCTCACCTGAGCTTCCTGGACGGTAAGGGTTCTGGCAGCATGAGCCGCCACGACGAAGAGTATGATGATGAGCGTGACGGCGATGGATACGTGCATGAGTTACGTTGTGATGATG AGGCTGATGACCTCGCCCAGTACCTGGACCACCTGCTGGCTCATGCTGCCCCCAAGAAGCCTAAGCAGCAGGTCGGAGGGGGTCTGGGGAGGTTCAAGGCTGTGGCCACCAAAACCAAGGAGATGGTGGCTCTGAAGCACAAGGCTCAGAACCTGAACGTGCAGA ATGTCAACATGTACCTGTCGAACAAGCTGTTTCGCTCCCCTCAGCCTTCGCTCAACCTGAACCTCCCGGACGCCTCTGCGCCACAGGAAACTcaa GCTCCGGGGGCGTCGGCCATCACAGAGAGCGGCATCCCCAGAGATGCCAGCGGCGCCATCGACTACAACGCTTTGGCCCAGCTGCTGAAGGACATGCAGAGTCTCCAGGACCAGGCGGATATACTCTACATCCTCTTCAAAGACAA GGGCATGGAGTGGGACACCCGTCTGCACGGTAAAGGCACCACGGTGAGATCTCTGCTGACTGACCTTTACGAAAAGGCAGGTGAACTGAAACACTGGAGCCTCATCAGGATGACCTCCGGCATGCTGAGgaagaaggtggaggagctCGACTCG GCCTGCTCTGATTTGCTGGCGCACCAGAAGCATCTGACGGTCGGTCTGCCTCCTGAGCCGAGGGAGAAAACCATCTCCGCTCCCATCCCCGCGGACCAGCTGGCTGCCCTCATCGACGAGGCCAGCGACAACAACATCAGCGTGGCCATACTCACTCAG GAGATCATGGTGTACCTGGCTATGAGCATAAGGGCTCAGCCCAGCCTGTTCAGCGAGATGTTCAGGCTCCGTATTGGTCTCATCATCCAGGTCATGGCCACCGAACTGGCCCAGTCGCTCAACTGCTCAG gagaggAGGCCACAGAGACTCTGATGAGTCTCAGTCCATCAGAACTGAAGAATCTCCTCCACCACATCCTCAGCGGGAAAGAGTTTGGAGTGCAGCGCAGCG TTAGAGAGGTAGATGCCGGCATCAGTCCTGCCATCTCCATCCATCATCTGGGCAACGTGGGCGCCACCAAGAGCGAGAGAGCCGGCATCAGCAAACTGAAGAGCGACATGAAGATG CTGGAGCACAGGTTGTCTCTGACGGATCCGAGtaag GCCGAGCACAGGTTGTCTTTGACGGATCCATTTAAG GAGCCCAGGTTGTCTCTGACCGATCCCGTTGcggag ATGGACCGCAGGGTGTCTTTAACTGATTGTTCtaag CTCGAACAGTCACTGACTTCTCCTCGCAAG aGCTTGCGATCTCAGTCTCTGGAAATAGAAAACATTGAATCTGGG AGGTACAGGCTGCCGTCCATAGAGTCTCTGGATATTCCTGAGAGCTTTCCGAGTGTTAAAGATACCAGACACGGCCAATGGCTGCGCAGGAGGCGTCTGGACGGAGCGCTGAACCGAGTCCCTGTTGGCTTCTACCAGAAGGTCTGGAAGATCCTGCAGAAG TGTCACGGTTTGTCCATAGAGGGATTCGTCCTTCCGTCCTCGACCACCAGAGAG ATGACACCAGGAGAGATCAAGTTCTCTGTCCACGTGGAGACGGTTTTGAACCGCGTCCCTCAGCCTGAGTACCGACAGCTGCTGGTGGAGGCCATCCTGGTGCTCACCATGCTGGCCGACGTGGAGATCCCCAGCATCGGCTCCATCATCCACGTGGGGAAGATCGTCCACCTGGCCAACGACATGTTCTACAAGGATCAG AGGGACCTGGGAGCAGAGGAGACCATCCTCGAGAAGGACCCGTCCACCGGAGTGTGCAGGCTGCTGTACGACAGCGCCCCCAGTGGCCGCTTTGGGAGCATGACCTACCTCACCAAGGCCGTGGCGGTGTACGTGCAGGACTTCCTGCCCGGCGGGTCGTGTGCGGTACAGTGA